From a single Nostoc sp. MS1 genomic region:
- a CDS encoding branched-chain amino acid ABC transporter permease, with protein MDTQTIQLIVNGIAVGSIIALAAVGLTLTYGILRLSNFAHGDFLTLGAYLTLLVNSFGVNIWLSMIVAVAGTVGAMLLSETLLWSKMRSIKANSTTLIIISIGLALFLRNGIILIWGGRNQNYDLPVTPALDIFGVKVPQNQLLVLALAVLSIVALHYLLQNTKIGKAMRAVADDLDLAKVSGIDVEQVIFWTWLIAGTVTSLGGSMYGLITAVRPNMGWFLILPLFASVILGGIGNPYGAIAAAFIIGIAQEVSTPFLGSQYKQGVALLIMILVLLIRPKGLFKGTM; from the coding sequence ATGGATACACAAACGATTCAACTGATTGTCAACGGCATTGCTGTAGGGAGCATTATTGCTCTTGCAGCTGTAGGACTAACTCTTACTTACGGGATTTTACGGTTGTCTAATTTTGCCCACGGTGATTTTTTAACTTTAGGGGCTTATTTGACTTTGTTAGTTAACTCTTTTGGAGTGAATATCTGGTTATCGATGATAGTGGCAGTTGCAGGAACCGTAGGCGCAATGTTACTGTCAGAAACATTGTTATGGTCGAAGATGCGCTCAATTAAAGCTAATTCCACTACTCTTATTATCATCTCAATTGGGCTAGCGTTGTTCCTGCGTAATGGAATTATTTTGATTTGGGGTGGTAGAAACCAAAACTATGATCTACCTGTTACCCCAGCTTTGGATATTTTTGGTGTCAAAGTACCGCAAAATCAACTGCTAGTGTTGGCTTTAGCCGTGTTATCCATTGTCGCTTTGCATTACCTGTTGCAAAATACCAAAATTGGTAAAGCCATGCGTGCTGTTGCCGACGATTTAGATTTAGCCAAGGTTTCTGGAATTGATGTAGAGCAAGTAATTTTCTGGACTTGGTTAATTGCTGGCACTGTCACATCATTGGGTGGCAGTATGTATGGATTAATTACAGCCGTCCGTCCCAATATGGGATGGTTTTTGATTTTGCCTCTATTCGCTTCCGTAATTTTAGGTGGGATTGGCAACCCCTACGGCGCGATCGCCGCAGCTTTCATTATCGGCATTGCCCAGGAAGTGAGTACACCCTTTTTAGGTTCGCAATACAAACAAGGTGTAGCCCTCCTAATCATGATTCTGGTGCTGCTCATCCGTCCCAAAGGTTTATTCAAAGGCACGATGTGA
- a CDS encoding pentapeptide repeat-containing protein, protein MKLEILATTALLSTIALTAPAQAANPQHVRQLLTTRSCAGCNLAGANLQQAHLIGADLRNANLTGANLKAANLEGADLTGANLKGANLSEVFASDASLSGTNLTNVKLINAELHNADLEGAILANADLRGAIVYGALYGGNVR, encoded by the coding sequence ATGAAACTAGAGATTTTAGCTACCACAGCACTATTAAGTACAATTGCCTTAACAGCTCCAGCACAAGCGGCAAACCCTCAGCATGTGCGGCAATTACTGACTACAAGAAGTTGTGCAGGTTGTAACCTAGCAGGCGCAAACTTACAGCAAGCTCACTTAATTGGTGCAGACTTGAGAAATGCTAATTTAACAGGAGCCAACCTCAAAGCAGCTAATTTAGAAGGTGCTGATTTAACTGGTGCAAACCTTAAAGGCGCAAACTTAAGCGAAGTTTTTGCCAGCGATGCAAGTTTAAGCGGTACTAACTTAACTAATGTAAAACTTATCAACGCTGAACTTCATAATGCTGATTTAGAAGGCGCTATCTTAGCTAACGCTGATTTACGAGGAGCCATTGTCTATGGTGCTTTGTATGGCGGCAATGTTAGATAA
- the hrmK gene encoding hybrid histidine kinase/response regulator HrmK, which produces MQQYSSLPEHNSKIEASPVLATSQQLRAELWLERSLNQLQSRLSDRLQSAFNTVQPITQADIFQTVVNELDLALNNSSTGLPQCAVAIALCQPQTAAGKVYYISRSLSLSSQSLLLEEIPNKEKKLRLQLHQVIKLQDLQKLEKQQQPQAWRLTDDSGDVIGWLLLVTENLKLHDTTFTTSHPQINIQLMERAAEQCVKVLSHLKQIQSLQQQSENLDITNQELERTNQLKNQFLANTSHEIRTPLSSIIGFTHLLLAQGYDPTRERHHEYLNIIQSSGKHLLALINDILDLSKIEANQLEVQWEKVNVPELCQNVLSLVKEKAGNKGLKLSLEIDPNAQILIADPLRLKQMLLNLLFNAVKFTSQGCVGLKVKLEDLLIHFTVWDTGSGISPENIALLFQPYFQIPNSLVTRNEGTGLGLVVTRKLAEIHGGSVEVESVVNHGSRFSIILPLKQYGEVLVAEDDEDKEAKSSEDMIPSISQEVLLVEDDLPNGELIKIHLSKLGYQVTWVKNADEMWKTLAQKQPAVILMDVRLPDGNGLDVVKQLREKAEYQQIPVIAQTAMAMKGDRSICLAAGANDYISKPIDLKLLASLVAKYSLRSE; this is translated from the coding sequence ATGCAGCAGTATTCAAGCTTACCAGAACACAACTCAAAGATAGAGGCATCGCCAGTGTTGGCAACGAGTCAGCAGTTGCGGGCTGAGTTATGGCTGGAACGCAGCTTGAACCAGCTACAAAGCCGCCTGAGCGATCGCCTACAGTCTGCATTTAACACCGTTCAGCCAATCACGCAAGCGGATATTTTCCAAACTGTGGTGAATGAACTCGATCTGGCTTTGAACAATAGCAGCACGGGTTTGCCACAGTGTGCCGTGGCTATTGCTTTATGTCAACCGCAAACGGCAGCTGGTAAAGTTTACTATATTTCTCGTTCCCTATCTCTTAGCTCTCAATCTCTACTTTTAGAAGAAATCCCCAACAAAGAGAAAAAATTGCGGTTGCAACTGCACCAAGTCATTAAACTTCAAGATTTACAGAAACTAGAAAAGCAACAACAGCCACAAGCTTGGCGATTAACAGATGATTCTGGTGATGTGATTGGGTGGTTACTCTTGGTAACAGAAAACCTTAAGCTTCATGACACAACATTTACTACATCACATCCGCAAATTAATATACAATTAATGGAGCGAGCAGCCGAGCAATGTGTCAAAGTGCTGTCTCACCTCAAGCAGATACAATCTTTGCAGCAACAGTCGGAAAACTTAGATATTACTAATCAGGAACTAGAGCGGACTAATCAACTAAAAAACCAATTCTTGGCGAATACAAGTCACGAAATTCGCACTCCTCTAAGTTCAATTATTGGATTCACTCACTTACTTTTAGCCCAAGGCTACGACCCAACAAGAGAACGCCATCACGAGTATCTAAATATTATTCAATCCAGTGGTAAGCATCTGTTGGCTTTAATTAACGATATTTTGGATCTCTCCAAAATTGAAGCTAATCAGTTAGAAGTGCAGTGGGAAAAAGTAAATGTACCTGAACTTTGTCAAAACGTATTATCACTAGTAAAAGAGAAAGCTGGAAATAAAGGGTTGAAATTGTCTTTGGAAATAGATCCAAATGCACAAATTTTGATTGCTGACCCTTTACGGCTCAAGCAAATGCTCTTAAATTTACTATTTAATGCAGTTAAATTTACTAGTCAGGGCTGTGTTGGCTTAAAGGTTAAACTTGAAGATTTATTGATCCACTTTACAGTCTGGGATACTGGTAGTGGCATATCTCCAGAAAATATTGCTTTATTATTTCAACCTTATTTTCAAATTCCCAATTCTTTAGTTACTCGCAATGAAGGTACTGGCTTGGGGTTAGTAGTAACTCGTAAATTGGCAGAAATTCACGGCGGTTCAGTAGAAGTAGAATCTGTAGTTAATCATGGTTCTCGTTTTTCGATTATCTTGCCTTTAAAACAGTATGGAGAAGTATTAGTTGCAGAAGACGATGAGGATAAAGAAGCAAAATCTTCTGAAGATATGATTCCTAGCATTTCCCAAGAAGTCTTATTAGTAGAAGATGATTTACCCAATGGTGAATTGATCAAAATTCATCTGAGCAAATTAGGATATCAAGTTACTTGGGTAAAAAATGCTGATGAAATGTGGAAGACACTAGCCCAAAAACAGCCAGCAGTAATTTTAATGGATGTGAGATTGCCAGATGGTAATGGTTTAGATGTAGTTAAGCAATTACGAGAAAAAGCCGAATATCAACAGATTCCTGTAATTGCCCAAACAGCAATGGCTATGAAAGGCGATCGCTCCATCTGTTTAGCGGCTGGAGCCAATGATTACATTTCCAAACCAATCGATTTAAAACTGTTGGCTAGTCTGGTGGCTAAGTATAGTTTGAGAAGTGAGTAG
- a CDS encoding DNA-methyltransferase: MNSQQTTQVINSTPIYTQKYGNAYLGDCQEIIKVVPDNSINLILTSPPFALTRKKEYGNESAEKYIEWFLPFAYEFKRVLTEQGSFVLDLGGAYLPGNPIRSIYQYELLVILCKEVGFYLAQEFYHYNPARLPTPAEWVTIRRIRVKDAVNVVWWLSKTTNPKADNRKVLKPYSQSMQRLLKNGYKAQIRPSGHDISDKFQKDNSGAIPPNLLEIPNTESNSVYLRRCKAAGIKPHPARFPQGFAEFFIRFLTDEEDIVLDPFAGSNTTGFVAETLQRRWISVEINHDYVLGSRYRFSQ; the protein is encoded by the coding sequence TTGAACTCACAACAAACAACCCAAGTAATTAATTCTACACCTATATACACGCAAAAATACGGTAATGCTTATTTAGGCGATTGTCAGGAAATTATCAAAGTAGTTCCAGACAATAGTATTAATTTAATTCTCACTTCACCACCATTTGCCTTAACACGCAAAAAAGAATATGGTAACGAAAGTGCGGAAAAATATATTGAATGGTTTCTACCATTTGCTTACGAATTTAAACGAGTTTTAACAGAACAAGGTTCATTTGTTTTAGATTTAGGTGGAGCTTATCTTCCTGGTAATCCTATACGCAGTATTTACCAATATGAACTTCTAGTTATATTATGCAAAGAAGTTGGCTTTTATCTAGCTCAAGAATTTTATCACTATAATCCAGCGCGTTTACCTACCCCGGCTGAATGGGTGACAATTAGAAGAATTAGAGTTAAAGATGCTGTAAATGTAGTTTGGTGGCTATCAAAAACAACCAATCCGAAAGCAGATAATAGAAAAGTTTTAAAACCATATAGCCAGAGTATGCAACGATTACTCAAAAATGGTTATAAAGCTCAAATTCGTCCTAGCGGACACGACATTTCTGATAAATTCCAAAAAGATAATTCAGGCGCAATTCCACCCAATTTATTAGAGATTCCTAACACTGAATCTAATAGTGTTTATTTACGGCGCTGTAAAGCAGCCGGGATAAAACCACACCCAGCAAGGTTTCCTCAAGGGTTTGCTGAGTTCTTCATCAGATTCTTGACTGATGAAGAGGATATAGTATTAGACCCGTTTGCAGGTTCTAATACTACTGGGTTTGTTGCTGAGACTTTACAGCGTCGATGGATTTCCGTGGAAATTAACCACGATTACGTTTTAGGAAGTCGCTATAGATTTAGTCAATAG
- a CDS encoding zinc-dependent metalloprotease, with protein sequence MKYWIAKLVIFTVFLCNLLLSSTYARAEQLTHPDIEQLNPLPVVELAVAENNHEEKPQEDFWRFRELVRGAKKLQGLFTIYSRDNFGEVFLEIKPEQLNKNYLATVTLESGVGESGIYSGSPLADYLFYFRRVNNNLHFVVRNVKFRTEASNPEQRSLARSFSDSVLYSLPINSIDPRSKNILIDMNDLLMQDFAGLTPLLKYSLQADYHLEKNKSYFGEVNSLPKNLEIDSIYGFSSPEGADLVTLPDSRALTLKVHYSFSQLPENNGYIPRLADDRVGYFITAFQDFSDHHAQEPFVRYINRWHLEPSDPSLPISPPKQPIVFWIENAVPHSYRQAIKEGVLMWNKAFTKAGFANAIEVRQMPDDAGWQPADVRYNTIRWFNSLDAGFAKGPVRVNPLTGEILDADIIIDANMVLSVQHEYRALMDDSTSLGDMCRRQEAGGRRQEAVEEYLTPSSSSSPPTPHSSELCYSQTTSEQAAMGALALSLLQNTQPSGEAMQEYVHQYLRYLVAHEVGHTLGLRHNFHGSTMLTPQELNNREITRTKGLVGSVMDYLPVNIAPQGMEQGDYFPEVIGPYDEWAIEYGYKNSPRGEDEVITPQEEKSFLQQIALASPQPELSYATDEDIWDINPLANLWDMSSDVLVYSQWQMDNARVMWQRLDDHYLPPGESYSHLRVLFNRVLKYYFRNAALLSKYIGGQSFRRTHASNDSAWAFVPVPLDKQRQALAELQEYVFAEDAFSFSPKLLNQLAPSRWQHWGSSVPNNRLDYPIHERVLNFQRYILRSLLDNERLHRIQDIELKTPSEQALTLPELFDTLQQGIWKEVLTTPQLKSISSIRRSLQREYLDILLEMVLHNLDAPEDGRTLAWYKLHQLQSAIDTQLKQLGKQADVYTLAHLQFSSDRITKTLSAQLVSQ encoded by the coding sequence ATGAAATACTGGATAGCTAAATTAGTCATATTCACAGTGTTTTTATGTAATTTATTACTGAGTTCTACTTACGCAAGAGCCGAGCAACTTACACATCCTGATATCGAGCAACTAAACCCGCTCCCAGTAGTGGAATTAGCTGTTGCTGAAAATAATCATGAGGAGAAACCCCAGGAAGATTTTTGGCGATTTCGTGAGCTAGTCAGGGGAGCGAAGAAACTACAGGGACTTTTTACTATTTATAGCCGAGATAATTTTGGGGAAGTATTCTTAGAGATTAAACCGGAGCAATTAAATAAAAATTATTTAGCTACAGTCACATTGGAGTCGGGTGTAGGCGAAAGTGGTATTTATAGCGGTTCACCTTTAGCTGATTATCTATTTTATTTTCGGCGTGTCAATAATAATTTGCACTTTGTTGTGCGTAATGTTAAATTCCGTACAGAAGCAAGTAACCCAGAACAGCGATCGCTTGCTCGTTCATTTAGCGATTCAGTTCTTTATTCCTTACCTATAAACAGCATTGATCCGCGTAGTAAAAATATTCTCATAGATATGAACGACCTGCTGATGCAGGACTTCGCAGGCTTAACTCCTTTATTAAAATATTCCTTACAAGCTGACTACCACCTCGAAAAAAATAAATCTTATTTTGGTGAAGTTAATAGCTTGCCAAAAAATTTAGAGATTGACTCTATTTATGGTTTTTCTTCACCAGAAGGTGCAGATTTAGTTACCTTACCTGATAGTAGAGCGCTTACTCTCAAGGTACACTATAGTTTTTCCCAACTGCCAGAAAACAACGGCTATATTCCCAGACTCGCCGACGATCGCGTAGGATATTTTATTACGGCGTTTCAAGATTTTTCCGATCATCATGCTCAAGAACCCTTTGTCCGTTATATCAACCGTTGGCATCTCGAACCATCAGATCCCAGCTTACCCATATCGCCACCCAAACAGCCTATAGTATTTTGGATTGAAAACGCTGTACCCCACTCCTATCGTCAAGCAATTAAAGAAGGCGTACTCATGTGGAACAAAGCCTTTACCAAAGCCGGATTTGCAAACGCCATAGAAGTGCGACAAATGCCCGATGATGCCGGCTGGCAACCAGCCGATGTCCGCTACAATACTATACGCTGGTTTAATTCTCTAGATGCAGGCTTTGCCAAAGGGCCAGTCCGTGTCAACCCCCTCACAGGGGAAATTTTAGATGCAGATATCATCATTGATGCCAACATGGTGCTATCAGTTCAGCATGAGTACCGCGCACTGATGGATGATAGTACATCGTTGGGGGATATGTGCAGGAGGCAGGAGGCAGGAGGCAGGAGGCAGGAGGCAGTAGAAGAATATCTTACTCCCTCATCTTCCTCATCTCCCCCCACTCCCCACTCCTCCGAACTCTGCTATAGCCAAACTACATCAGAACAAGCGGCTATGGGAGCTTTGGCATTATCACTGCTGCAAAATACTCAACCTAGTGGTGAGGCGATGCAGGAATATGTGCATCAATACTTGCGCTATCTTGTTGCACATGAAGTCGGGCATACTCTGGGTTTACGCCATAATTTTCACGGTAGCACTATGTTAACTCCCCAAGAGTTAAATAATAGAGAAATTACCCGTACTAAAGGTTTAGTTGGTTCGGTGATGGACTATTTACCTGTGAACATAGCACCACAAGGCATGGAACAAGGTGATTATTTTCCAGAGGTGATTGGCCCTTATGATGAATGGGCAATTGAATATGGTTATAAAAACAGTCCTCGTGGAGAAGATGAGGTAATTACGCCACAAGAAGAAAAAAGTTTTCTACAGCAAATTGCTTTAGCTTCACCACAACCAGAATTATCTTACGCAACTGATGAAGATATCTGGGATATCAATCCTCTAGCGAATCTCTGGGATATGAGTAGCGATGTGCTGGTATATTCGCAATGGCAAATGGATAATGCCCGTGTGATGTGGCAGCGTCTGGATGACCATTATCTCCCACCTGGTGAAAGTTATAGCCATTTGCGGGTTTTATTTAATCGAGTATTGAAGTATTATTTCCGTAACGCTGCTTTACTTTCTAAATATATTGGTGGACAATCTTTTCGCCGCACTCATGCTAGTAATGATAGTGCTTGGGCATTTGTACCAGTTCCCCTTGATAAGCAGCGTCAAGCATTAGCAGAGTTACAAGAGTATGTTTTTGCTGAGGATGCTTTTAGTTTCTCACCGAAATTACTTAATCAATTAGCGCCTTCCCGTTGGCAACATTGGGGAAGTTCTGTACCCAACAACCGCCTAGACTATCCTATTCATGAACGGGTGTTAAATTTTCAAAGATATATTTTGCGATCGCTCTTAGATAATGAACGTCTCCACCGTATCCAAGATATAGAACTCAAAACCCCATCTGAGCAAGCCCTTACCCTACCAGAATTATTCGACACCTTGCAACAAGGAATCTGGAAAGAAGTTCTCACCACACCACAACTCAAGTCAATCTCTAGTATTCGCCGTTCACTACAACGAGAATATCTAGATATTTTACTGGAAATGGTGCTGCATAATCTTGATGCGCCCGAAGATGGACGCACATTAGCTTGGTATAAGTTACACCAACTGCAAAGCGCCATCGATACCCAGCTAAAACAACTTGGTAAACAAGCCGATGTTTACACCTTAGCCCATCTACAATTTTCTAGCGATCGCATTACTAAGACTTTGAGTGCACAGTTGGTTTCGCAATAG
- a CDS encoding photosystem I protein PsaX, which translates to MAKAKAPAVPDTGAKPPYTFRTGWALLLLAVNFLVAAYYFHIIE; encoded by the coding sequence ATGGCTAAAGCAAAAGCTCCCGCAGTTCCCGATACCGGAGCAAAACCACCCTATACTTTTCGTACAGGCTGGGCTTTGTTACTACTGGCTGTTAACTTCCTAGTAGCCGCTTACTACTTCCACATTATTGAGTAG
- a CDS encoding SGNH/GDSL hydrolase family protein, with protein sequence MRDSYLLAVGLFTGLTLPASALPQISDILPDNSQFVSGVKPNAQTTVTSVPSLSIFSTKVSQVVDEKALPTVFNVSIPEFSSQPLLPAKASESTDSAKNLPSSEIPLPEFTNPEQLIPLNSFFNLNPIPPKEPLISGNQLYYYRLATLKTGQIYTRQDTDTDKLLRDRGQKQQLTYDDWKNLLALEAKAIAQGQGKNRLSILVGDSLSMWFPKEKLPSGKLWLNQGISGDTSTGISNRLAAFAQTRPDAIYIMAGINDLRRGTSDEVILRNHRRIIRNLRQSHPKTQIFVQSILPTHLSTLSNSHIRQLNTKLAQIAKEEKVNYLNIHSWFADADGNLRSDLTTDGLHLSADGYDVWRFAIQQVEFKLAQSQSVER encoded by the coding sequence ATGAGGGATTCTTATCTGTTGGCAGTAGGCTTGTTCACAGGATTGACACTACCCGCATCAGCTCTACCACAGATATCGGATATCCTGCCAGACAATTCTCAATTTGTGTCGGGTGTAAAACCAAACGCACAAACTACTGTTACCTCAGTTCCATCTTTATCTATCTTCAGCACCAAAGTATCACAGGTAGTAGATGAAAAAGCTCTACCTACGGTTTTTAACGTATCCATCCCAGAATTTAGCTCTCAACCTTTGTTACCAGCCAAAGCCTCTGAATCAACAGATAGCGCTAAAAATCTACCCAGTTCTGAGATTCCCTTACCGGAGTTTACCAATCCAGAACAATTAATACCTCTAAACTCATTCTTTAACCTCAATCCTATACCTCCTAAAGAACCATTAATTAGTGGTAATCAACTTTACTATTACAGATTAGCAACATTAAAAACTGGTCAGATTTATACACGACAAGATACTGATACTGACAAATTATTGCGGGATAGGGGTCAAAAGCAACAACTGACTTATGATGATTGGAAAAATCTCTTAGCTCTAGAAGCGAAAGCGATCGCTCAAGGTCAAGGTAAAAACCGTCTCAGTATCTTGGTAGGGGATTCCTTAAGTATGTGGTTTCCCAAGGAAAAGTTACCTTCTGGTAAACTGTGGCTGAATCAAGGTATTTCTGGCGATACTTCCACAGGTATCTCAAATAGATTGGCAGCATTTGCACAAACTCGCCCTGATGCAATTTACATCATGGCTGGCATTAATGACTTACGCCGGGGAACTAGTGATGAAGTAATTCTGCGTAATCATCGCCGCATTATTCGCAATTTGCGACAATCTCACCCCAAAACTCAAATATTTGTACAATCTATATTACCTACACACCTATCGACACTTTCTAACAGCCATATTCGTCAACTGAATACAAAACTAGCCCAAATTGCTAAAGAAGAAAAAGTTAATTATCTAAATATTCATAGCTGGTTTGCAGATGCGGATGGCAATTTACGCTCTGATTTAACTACAGATGGGCTGCATTTATCGGCTGATGGTTATGACGTATGGCGATTTGCTATCCAACAGGTAGAGTTCAAACTAGCTCAAAGTCAAAGTGTTGAGCGTTGA
- the cynS gene encoding cyanase has product MSIPEITQTLLNAKKNKGLSFGDLERIIGRDEVWIASVFYRQASASPEEAKLLVEALGLDSLYIQQLTEYPVKGLGPIVPTDPLIYRFYEIMQVYGFPLKEVIQEKFGDGIMSAIDFTLDVDKETDPKGDRVKITMSGKFLPYKKW; this is encoded by the coding sequence ATGTCTATCCCTGAAATTACGCAAACGCTGTTAAACGCCAAGAAAAACAAAGGTCTAAGCTTTGGTGATTTAGAAAGAATTATAGGACGGGATGAAGTTTGGATTGCATCTGTTTTCTACCGTCAAGCCAGTGCATCCCCAGAAGAGGCTAAGTTGTTGGTGGAAGCATTGGGATTAGACTCTCTCTATATTCAACAGTTGACCGAATACCCAGTCAAGGGATTAGGGCCGATAGTACCAACCGACCCTTTGATTTATCGCTTCTATGAGATTATGCAGGTATATGGCTTTCCGCTTAAGGAAGTAATTCAAGAAAAGTTTGGTGATGGAATTATGAGCGCGATTGATTTTACTTTAGATGTGGACAAAGAAACAGACCCCAAAGGCGATCGCGTTAAGATTACTATGTCTGGTAAATTCCTACCTTACAAAAAGTGGTAG
- the larE gene encoding ATP-dependent sacrificial sulfur transferase LarE — translation MLTEKLEQLKALFAEMGQALIAYSGGVDSTLVAKIAYDVLGDRALAVTAVSPSLLPEELEDAKIQAATIGITHKIVQTHEMDNPNYTSNPVNRCYFCKSELHDTLKPLALEMGYPYVVDGVNADDLHDYRPGIQAAKERGARSPLAEVGVTKPEVRQLSHQLGLPWWEKPAQPCLSSRFPYGEEITIAKLQRVGRAEIYLRKLGWQNLRVRSEGDTARIELPPEKIKDFVLTTDLQSIVNAFQEFGFLYATLDLEGYRSGKLNQVLSIQNSKYSTRS, via the coding sequence ATGTTGACTGAAAAACTTGAGCAATTAAAAGCTTTATTTGCAGAAATGGGACAGGCTTTGATTGCTTATTCTGGGGGTGTGGACAGCACTTTGGTAGCGAAGATTGCTTATGATGTGTTGGGCGATCGCGCTTTGGCTGTGACTGCGGTTTCGCCTTCGTTGTTACCAGAGGAACTGGAAGACGCAAAAATTCAAGCAGCAACGATTGGTATCACTCATAAAATTGTCCAAACTCACGAAATGGACAACCCCAATTACACATCAAACCCCGTGAACCGTTGCTATTTCTGCAAAAGCGAATTACACGATACCTTAAAACCCTTGGCGTTAGAAATGGGGTATCCTTACGTAGTAGATGGGGTAAACGCTGATGATTTACACGATTATCGTCCGGGGATTCAAGCAGCAAAAGAAAGAGGAGCGCGATCGCCTTTAGCAGAAGTTGGCGTTACTAAGCCAGAAGTAAGACAACTCTCCCATCAATTAGGCTTACCTTGGTGGGAAAAACCAGCACAACCTTGTCTTAGTTCCCGCTTTCCCTACGGTGAAGAAATTACCATCGCCAAATTACAAAGGGTAGGTAGAGCCGAAATTTATCTGAGGAAATTAGGTTGGCAAAATCTGCGCGTCCGTTCCGAAGGTGACACAGCACGCATTGAATTACCACCAGAAAAAATCAAAGATTTTGTCCTCACAACAGATTTACAGTCTATAGTTAACGCATTTCAAGAGTTTGGATTTCTCTACGCCACCCTAGACTTAGAAGGTTATCGTAGTGGCAAATTAAACCAAGTCTTATCAATTCAAAATTCAAAATACTCTACGAGAAGCTAA
- a CDS encoding acyl-CoA thioesterase, translating to MEVFKTLLRVRHYEMDALGHVNNAVYQNYLEQAAIEHSEHLGLTLDVYQEFGCVFVMRRVEIDYLRPAVAGENLEVTTWLKQIQGTRAFRCYEIRKQYEENLLVKAEALWVWVDAKTMRPRPIPRLMIDKFSQLTVDS from the coding sequence ATGGAAGTATTTAAGACTTTATTACGTGTGCGCCACTATGAAATGGATGCACTCGGACACGTAAACAACGCAGTTTACCAAAACTACTTAGAGCAAGCAGCCATAGAACATTCAGAACATCTAGGTTTAACCTTGGATGTTTACCAAGAATTTGGTTGTGTATTTGTAATGCGGCGAGTGGAAATTGATTATTTGCGTCCAGCTGTTGCGGGTGAAAATTTGGAAGTTACAACATGGTTGAAGCAAATACAAGGTACTCGTGCTTTTCGTTGTTACGAAATTCGCAAGCAATATGAGGAAAATTTGTTAGTGAAAGCCGAAGCTTTATGGGTTTGGGTAGACGCTAAAACCATGCGTCCGCGACCAATTCCTCGCTTGATGATAGATAAGTTTAGTCAGTTGACTGTTGACAGTTGA
- a CDS encoding DUF4864 domain-containing protein, with translation MEVTEQDFITIRSVIEKQLAAFQQDDALDAFACATPAIQEQFQNPDNFLRMVSMSYPAVYRPRSVFFEKVTTIQDNITQPVLLLSPDGVPLRALYFMEKQLDDSWRINGCILVSVEAENF, from the coding sequence ATGGAAGTTACCGAGCAAGATTTTATTACTATTAGGTCTGTGATTGAAAAACAATTGGCAGCCTTTCAACAAGATGATGCTCTTGATGCTTTTGCTTGTGCAACTCCAGCTATTCAAGAGCAGTTTCAAAACCCAGACAATTTCTTGCGGATGGTAAGCATGAGTTACCCGGCTGTCTACCGTCCTCGCTCAGTATTCTTTGAGAAAGTTACCACCATCCAGGACAATATCACCCAGCCAGTGTTGCTTTTATCGCCTGATGGTGTTCCCCTAAGAGCTTTATATTTTATGGAGAAACAACTGGATGATAGCTGGAGAATCAATGGTTGTATTCTTGTGTCGGTGGAAGCGGAGAATTTTTAG